AAATCAGGTGATATATTATTGTGGTCCTTCTCCTGCTTCTCCCGGAAGGGTGATAGGTGCCTGTGGTCCTACTACCAGTTCAAGGATGGATTTGTATGCCCCTAAATTGCTTTCTTTAGGTCTTAAGGGCATGATAGGCAAAGGAAAGAGATCACAATCAGTTAAAGATGCGATAACGCAGTACAGGGCTATATATTTTGGTGCAACAGGAGGGGCAGGTGCACTCCTCTCTAAAAGTGTTATATCTTGCGAGGTAATAGCCTACGAAGAACTCGGACCTGAGGCTGTGAGGAAGCTTGGAGTTAAGGATATGCCGTTATTTGTGATCAATGACATATATGGGAATGACTTGTATGAGACGGGTATGTTAAAGTATGAAAAGTAAGCACCCTAGAATTTTTTTGACTTTTTAAAACAAATATTTTAAAAGTAACAAAAGTCACAATGAGGTTGGTATGGGAGAAATCCGTATTGGAATAGTTGGTGTTGGTAATTGTGCGAGTTCGCTTATTCAGGGATTAAGTTACTATTCAAAGAAAAAAAATCAAATAATAGGGCTTATGCATTATGAGATATGCGGTTATAAGCCCAGGGATATCAGAGTAGTTGCTGCCTTTGACATAGATAAAAGAAAGGTTGGAAAACCTCTTGAGAAGGCTATATTTGCCTCTCCAAATTGTACAAAGGTTATTAAAAGAGATGTAGCGAAATCAAATGTGATTGTTTCTATGGGTCATGTATTGGATGGTGTCTCACCCCACATGAAGGATTATCCTGCAGGAAGAACCTTTCTCGTATCAGGTAAAAAACCAGATGATGTGGTTAAGATACTTAAGGAGAGGGGGGTTGAGATACTAATCAACTACCTTCCCGTGGGTTCTGAGAAAGCAGCAAGGTTTTATGCTGAGTCTTGTCTGAAAAGCGGGACGAGTCTTGTGAACTGTATCCCTGTTTTTATCGCATCGGATAAAACATGGGTGAGAAGATTTAAAGAAAAAGGGATTCCAATAATAGGAGATGACGTAAAGTCGCAGATAGGCGCAACGATTATCCACAGGGCACTTGTGAAGTTGTTTAGTGACAGGGGTGTAAAAATAGACAGGACATATCAGTTAAATACAGGAGGGAATACAGATTTCCTGAATATGCTGAACAGGGAAAGGCTTGTATCGAAAAAGATATCAAAGACTGAGGCAGTTCAATCAATGTTGGATATACCAATTTCCTCAGAAAATATCCACATAGGGCCTTCTGATTATGTGTCGTGGCAGAATGACAATAAGGTATGCTTTATGAGAATAGAAGGGAGAATTTTCGGTGATGTTCCTATAAATCTTGAACTCAGGTTATCTGTGGAAGATTCGCCGAACAGCGCTGGATGTATGATAGATGCAATAAGATGCTGTAAGGTAGCAAGGGACAGAAAGGTAAGTGGGGTGCTCGAATCGATATCTGCATATACGATGAAGCATCCAATAAAGCAGATTCAAGATGAAATTGCAAGGAGCATGGTTGAAGAATTTATAAGGGGTGAAAGGGAAAGATAGGAACTGTATTTGATAAGTTCAAAAATTGGTCATTCTCTTGATCCAGTAATTCTCAAAACTTACCATCTATTTTTTAAAGATAAGGTCATAAACCCGAATATTTTCACTCTATGTGGAACATTTTTCGGGTTTATAGCATTTTTGTGCATTGCGTACGATTTCTTGTTGCTGGGCGGTATAGCACTTCTGATTTCAGGTTTTTTTGACCTCATGGATGGAGCTCTCGCAAGAAATACAAATAATGTGACACGATTCGGGGGATTTCTGGATTCTGTCCTGGATCGATACACCGACCTTTCTATAATGCTCGGGATACTGATTCATTTTTTTAGGCATGGTGATCTTTTTAATTCCACAGTAACATTTGTTGCTACTATCGGTATAGCAATAATACCTTATGCTAAAGCAAGGGCTGAAGCAGCATCTCTCCCATGTAATACCGGACTCTTGGAGAGACCGGAAAGATTAATACTGATATTGATAGGTTTATTCTTTGGTCTTTTGCCGTATGTAATTGTGGTACTTGCAGTATTCACACATGTTACAGTAATTCAAAGGATTCTGTTTGTAAAAAGGCTTCAAAAATAGGCCGCTAATCCGGCCTATGGCGGGACTGATCGCTGAATTTCACGCTATCATGTTAT
This is a stretch of genomic DNA from Pseudomonadota bacterium. It encodes these proteins:
- a CDS encoding fumarate hydratase C-terminal domain-containing protein produces the protein NQVIYYCGPSPASPGRVIGACGPTTSSRMDLYAPKLLSLGLKGMIGKGKRSQSVKDAITQYRAIYFGATGGAGALLSKSVISCEVIAYEELGPEAVRKLGVKDMPLFVINDIYGNDLYETGMLKYEK
- a CDS encoding inositol-3-phosphate synthase; this encodes MGEIRIGIVGVGNCASSLIQGLSYYSKKKNQIIGLMHYEICGYKPRDIRVVAAFDIDKRKVGKPLEKAIFASPNCTKVIKRDVAKSNVIVSMGHVLDGVSPHMKDYPAGRTFLVSGKKPDDVVKILKERGVEILINYLPVGSEKAARFYAESCLKSGTSLVNCIPVFIASDKTWVRRFKEKGIPIIGDDVKSQIGATIIHRALVKLFSDRGVKIDRTYQLNTGGNTDFLNMLNRERLVSKKISKTEAVQSMLDIPISSENIHIGPSDYVSWQNDNKVCFMRIEGRIFGDVPINLELRLSVEDSPNSAGCMIDAIRCCKVARDRKVSGVLESISAYTMKHPIKQIQDEIARSMVEEFIRGERER
- a CDS encoding CDP-alcohol phosphatidyltransferase family protein translates to MISSKIGHSLDPVILKTYHLFFKDKVINPNIFTLCGTFFGFIAFLCIAYDFLLLGGIALLISGFFDLMDGALARNTNNVTRFGGFLDSVLDRYTDLSIMLGILIHFFRHGDLFNSTVTFVATIGIAIIPYAKARAEAASLPCNTGLLERPERLILILIGLFFGLLPYVIVVLAVFTHVTVIQRILFVKRLQK